Proteins from a genomic interval of Puniceicoccales bacterium:
- a CDS encoding DEAD/DEAH box helicase → MHRRPPVLTFTREAMEAWMARICDLNWPNTFPKKAINSGNNIFESGMVREIDMRCNDVIVRFLDEYKVQTLATIEHNSDGFCTRSSCNDSEQSDAFVIAALLALEDSIAEKNESIFADEAAAKQYDKNHASSHDNMEKPQSERIQLKFYTIGQVLCFKAFWSDTLAPVLSDKNFTNDSMSSAKKSALIKLVHTARKFGFLFSKKTKEYRLYNLNQAIDFCKSTMPRLTTIFDLETDENVKLLASGLKHLTTVIKTSINNDSIDLNFDVLDGTTEIDGQAKQLVLHSNGNTIFIPGIGATRLDKKTVDAIKEQIHIASKFDGELPRYMIYSIFTDSCLAMKKDDNLLAWQKSFETKPDTSMAMPEFLRQYQKEGVAWMAHLLTHGFHGLLADDMGLGKTLQVLTLISKYASTKCSVVICPASVVPVWKHEAEKFFPELTVKIFSSADKDLEHCNLVITSYTQLRRNKSIFSSTKFQLAILDEAQCIKNPSTKVFSSCLAIDSVWRLALTGTPIENNIQDLWSIFRFLMPGLLHDQAKFIEFSKSDRATEKIKKQIGPFMLRRTKESVAEELPEKIEIDLPCTMTAYQRNLYDAVLERAIKKYDIGQNQPDIKKHRFGILAVLTKLRQIACDPGIIPGVEADFDESCKLESLNQKLSDILKEGKKIVIFSQFVTFLKRIRSFIRSEYKEVRIFEITGATKKRDEVVREFQEFEGPGLILISLKAGGTGITLTAAEYVFLMDPWWNPAVERQAMDRVHRIGQNKKVTVYRLISDNTIESKIQILQQNKNLLFGDIIDSLKEQQSGGSFFIKHVQELLEIPSA, encoded by the coding sequence ATGCACAGGAGACCGCCGGTATTAACATTTACCAGAGAGGCCATGGAGGCATGGATGGCAAGGATTTGTGACCTAAATTGGCCAAATACTTTCCCAAAAAAAGCCATAAATTCAGGTAACAATATCTTCGAAAGTGGTATGGTTCGTGAAATCGATATGCGTTGCAATGACGTCATTGTCAGATTTTTGGATGAATACAAAGTCCAGACCCTCGCAACCATTGAACATAATTCTGATGGGTTTTGCACAAGATCGTCCTGTAATGATTCGGAACAATCCGACGCATTCGTGATTGCAGCACTTCTGGCCCTGGAAGATTCCATAGCAGAAAAAAATGAATCCATATTTGCAGACGAAGCCGCGGCCAAACAATATGATAAAAACCATGCCAGCAGTCATGACAATATGGAAAAACCCCAGTCAGAGCGCATCCAATTGAAATTTTATACGATTGGGCAGGTGCTTTGTTTCAAGGCCTTTTGGAGCGATACCCTGGCACCGGTCTTGTCTGACAAAAATTTCACAAATGACTCCATGTCCAGTGCAAAAAAATCAGCACTTATCAAACTGGTTCACACGGCAAGGAAATTTGGCTTCCTGTTTTCAAAAAAAACCAAGGAATATAGGCTATATAACCTGAACCAGGCCATCGATTTTTGTAAATCAACCATGCCCAGGTTGACAACAATATTTGACCTGGAAACCGACGAGAATGTGAAATTGCTAGCCAGTGGGTTAAAACACCTAACCACGGTTATAAAAACCAGCATAAATAACGATTCGATCGATCTCAATTTCGATGTTTTAGACGGGACAACCGAAATTGATGGCCAGGCAAAACAACTGGTATTGCATTCCAACGGTAATACAATTTTCATTCCTGGCATCGGGGCAACCAGGTTGGACAAAAAGACCGTTGATGCTATAAAAGAACAGATACATATAGCCAGTAAATTCGATGGCGAGCTGCCCAGGTACATGATTTATTCGATATTTACCGACTCATGCCTGGCGATGAAAAAAGACGACAACCTTCTAGCTTGGCAGAAATCATTTGAAACCAAGCCAGATACATCCATGGCTATGCCAGAATTTCTGAGACAATACCAAAAAGAAGGCGTGGCCTGGATGGCGCATCTATTGACCCATGGATTCCACGGACTACTGGCCGACGACATGGGCCTGGGCAAAACACTTCAGGTACTTACGTTGATATCAAAATATGCCAGTACAAAGTGTTCGGTGGTTATATGCCCGGCCAGTGTGGTCCCGGTATGGAAACACGAAGCAGAAAAGTTTTTTCCGGAACTAACGGTCAAAATATTTTCATCTGCAGATAAGGACTTGGAACACTGTAACTTGGTTATCACTAGCTATACCCAGTTGCGCAGAAATAAATCAATTTTTTCAAGCACAAAATTTCAATTGGCCATTCTGGACGAAGCTCAATGTATAAAAAATCCATCGACAAAAGTATTCAGCAGCTGCTTGGCCATAGACTCGGTCTGGCGGCTTGCTTTAACCGGAACACCGATTGAGAACAATATTCAAGATTTGTGGAGCATTTTCAGGTTTTTGATGCCAGGACTGCTTCATGACCAGGCGAAATTCATAGAATTTTCGAAAAGTGACAGGGCTACCGAAAAAATCAAGAAACAAATCGGGCCCTTTATGTTGCGTAGAACGAAAGAATCTGTAGCAGAAGAACTTCCAGAAAAAATAGAAATTGATCTTCCTTGCACCATGACGGCCTATCAACGAAATCTTTACGATGCCGTGCTTGAAAGAGCAATAAAAAAATACGACATAGGACAAAACCAACCAGACATAAAAAAACACAGATTTGGCATATTAGCCGTTCTAACAAAACTGAGGCAAATCGCCTGTGACCCTGGCATAATCCCTGGAGTAGAAGCAGATTTTGATGAAAGTTGCAAGCTGGAATCTTTGAATCAGAAGCTGTCTGACATATTGAAAGAAGGTAAAAAAATTGTAATATTTAGCCAATTTGTGACTTTTTTAAAAAGGATACGCAGTTTCATAAGGTCTGAATACAAAGAGGTTAGAATTTTTGAAATAACCGGTGCTACCAAAAAAAGGGACGAAGTCGTAAGAGAATTTCAAGAATTCGAGGGCCCTGGATTGATTTTGATAAGTTTGAAAGCTGGCGGCACCGGAATAACGCTAACCGCTGCAGAGTACGTGTTTCTCATGGATCCCTGGTGGAACCCGGCCGTCGAACGTCAGGCGATGGATCGAGTCCACCGGATTGGTCAGAACAAGAAAGTTAC
- a CDS encoding ribonucleoside triphosphate reductase, with protein MEMKIDNRLDERKESISAPAMQEEVYSVLASIGSATGEFDNEVSWALSREVISKIWEQGGCSSEHSCSSIEDAVENVLFRSQFRASTKMFILARDSRDNTAELSAKSQVSSVEQYLAKLDWKVRENSNMTYSLQGLNNYLAGTMSQAYWLHKVYPAAIRDAHESGDFHIHDLTQLSVYCVGWDLADLLREGFCGVPGKLEAKPPKHFRTALGQIVNFFYTLQGEAAGAQAFSSFDTFLAPFIRFDNLDDRLVEQALQEFLFNVNVPTRVGFQTPFTNITLDLFCPAHMANEPVIVGGEPRSETYGDFQAEMDIFNRALFKVMTNGDARGRIMTFPIPTINLSKNFDWDSEVLKGLWEMTSKYGIPYFSNFINSDMKPEDTRSMCCRLRIDNTQLERRGGGLFGANPLTGSVGVVTINLPRIAYLAGSEAEFFARLRVLMDLARDSLEIKRDLLEKMTDSNLYPYTTFYLKGIKERFGSYWKNHFSTIGIVGMNEACINLFGKNITTEEGRTFALNVLDYMRDKMIEYQKKTGNHYNLEATPAEGTSFRLAKKDKARFGSRIVCANDDDGKGENVANRAPFYTNSVHVPVNFTDDLFELLDNQDDMQTKFTGGTVVHIFLGERIKEPEAIKNLIYKIANGYKLPYFSLTPTFSICQSHGYIGGEHFLCPTCGSATEVYSRVVGYLRPVHQWNDGKQAEFKMRKYVSL; from the coding sequence ATGGAAATGAAGATTGATAATAGGTTAGATGAGAGGAAAGAAAGTATTAGCGCACCGGCGATGCAGGAAGAGGTATATAGTGTGCTGGCGAGTATTGGTTCAGCGACCGGTGAATTTGACAATGAGGTATCCTGGGCGCTGTCCAGGGAGGTTATTTCAAAAATTTGGGAGCAAGGAGGTTGTAGTTCGGAACATTCCTGCTCATCGATCGAAGATGCCGTGGAAAATGTTTTGTTTAGGTCCCAGTTTCGCGCCAGTACCAAGATGTTTATTCTGGCCAGGGATAGTCGGGATAACACCGCCGAGCTGTCGGCCAAATCCCAGGTAAGCAGCGTTGAACAGTATTTGGCAAAATTGGATTGGAAGGTCCGAGAGAATAGCAATATGACCTATTCGCTGCAGGGTCTAAATAACTATTTGGCCGGAACAATGAGTCAGGCCTACTGGTTGCATAAGGTGTATCCGGCAGCAATAAGAGATGCCCATGAGTCCGGTGACTTTCATATACATGACCTGACCCAGCTATCAGTTTATTGTGTTGGCTGGGATCTGGCTGATTTACTGCGCGAAGGGTTTTGTGGTGTGCCAGGAAAATTAGAAGCTAAACCACCAAAACATTTCCGAACTGCGCTGGGCCAGATTGTGAACTTTTTTTACACACTGCAGGGTGAAGCCGCTGGAGCTCAAGCATTTTCGAGCTTTGATACGTTTTTGGCTCCATTCATAAGGTTCGATAACCTTGACGATCGACTGGTCGAACAGGCGCTTCAGGAGTTCCTGTTCAACGTAAATGTCCCGACAAGGGTTGGCTTTCAGACTCCATTCACGAACATAACTCTGGATTTATTCTGTCCGGCTCATATGGCCAACGAACCGGTGATAGTTGGAGGTGAACCAAGAAGTGAGACCTATGGTGACTTTCAGGCGGAGATGGATATCTTTAACAGGGCGCTATTTAAGGTTATGACCAATGGCGATGCCCGGGGTAGGATAATGACATTTCCGATTCCGACGATAAATTTATCCAAAAATTTCGATTGGGACAGTGAAGTTCTAAAAGGTCTTTGGGAGATGACCAGTAAATATGGCATACCTTATTTTTCCAATTTTATAAATTCGGACATGAAACCAGAGGATACTCGATCGATGTGCTGTCGTCTTAGAATCGATAATACTCAACTTGAGCGCCGTGGCGGTGGATTGTTTGGTGCAAACCCGCTTACCGGTAGCGTTGGTGTGGTCACGATAAATCTACCGAGAATTGCCTATTTGGCTGGAAGTGAAGCAGAATTTTTTGCCAGATTGAGGGTTCTGATGGATCTGGCTAGAGATAGTCTGGAGATCAAACGTGACCTGTTGGAAAAAATGACCGATTCAAACCTGTACCCTTATACAACATTCTATTTAAAAGGTATAAAAGAGCGATTTGGGTCCTACTGGAAGAATCATTTTTCTACCATAGGTATTGTGGGAATGAATGAGGCCTGCATTAACCTATTTGGTAAAAATATAACCACTGAAGAAGGCAGGACTTTTGCTCTTAATGTATTGGATTATATGAGGGATAAGATGATTGAGTACCAGAAAAAGACCGGTAATCACTACAACCTAGAAGCAACGCCGGCGGAAGGTACGTCTTTTAGACTTGCCAAAAAGGATAAAGCCAGATTCGGTAGCAGAATTGTGTGTGCAAACGATGATGACGGCAAAGGTGAAAATGTTGCTAACCGAGCGCCATTCTACACAAATTCTGTCCATGTGCCGGTTAACTTCACTGATGATTTATTCGAGCTTCTTGACAATCAAGATGATATGCAAACTAAATTTACCGGAGGTACCGTCGTTCACATTTTTCTTGGAGAAAGAATAAAAGAGCCGGAAGCTATAAAAAATTTGATTTATAAAATAGCTAATGGCTACAAGTTGCCCTATTTCTCATTGACGCCAACCTTTTCTATCTGCCAATCTCATGGATATATAGGTGGTGAGCATTTCCTGTGTCCAACCTGTGGAAGTGCAACGGAGGTATATTCCAGGGTTGTTGGCTATCTTAGGCCGGTGCATCAATGGAATGATGGCAAGCAGGCCGAGTTTAAGATGCGAAAATATGTAAGTCTGTGA